In the genome of Deltaproteobacteria bacterium, one region contains:
- the nusG gene encoding transcription termination/antitermination protein NusG: MMQWYVVHTYSGFEHKAKAALEEKIKTLGRQDLVGEVLIPSESVVEMKKGVKKTANRKIFPGYILVRMELNDEAWHIVKSIPKITGFVGGSKSPFPVPDEEVARITRQISEGTLKPKPKVTFEKGESVRVVDGPFTNFNGLVDDVKPEKGKLKVLVSIFGRSTPVELDFMQVEKN; the protein is encoded by the coding sequence ATGATGCAATGGTATGTTGTCCATACCTATTCAGGGTTTGAACATAAGGCGAAGGCGGCTCTTGAGGAGAAGATCAAGACGCTTGGGAGACAGGATTTGGTTGGTGAGGTTTTGATCCCGTCGGAGAGTGTTGTGGAAATGAAAAAAGGGGTTAAGAAGACGGCTAACCGCAAGATCTTTCCTGGCTATATATTGGTCAGGATGGAGCTGAATGATGAAGCATGGCATATTGTAAAGTCGATTCCAAAGATCACGGGATTTGTGGGTGGGAGCAAGAGTCCATTTCCAGTCCCCGATGAGGAAGTCGCCAGGATTACTCGGCAGATCAGTGAAGGGACCCTGAAGCCGAAGCCGAAGGTGACATTTGAAAAAGGAGAAAGTGTTCGAGTTGTGGATGGGCCCTTCACAAATTTTAATGGTTTGGTGGATGACGTGAAACCTGAAAAAGGAAAACTGAAGGTGCTCGTGAGTATTTTTGGGCGGTCAACGCCAGTGGAATTGGATTTTATGCAAGTGGAGAAAAACTAG
- the rplK gene encoding 50S ribosomal protein L11 codes for MPPKKKVQAEVKLQCPAGQANPAPPVGPALGQHGVNIMEFCKQFNAKTQKMEPGLVTPVVITIYQDRSFSFILKTPPASVLLKKAAKVEKGSGEPNKAKVGSVTVKQVEEIAKMKMPDLNVNTLEAAIKTVAGTARSMGIEVK; via the coding sequence ATGCCTCCGAAGAAAAAAGTACAGGCAGAAGTCAAGTTGCAATGCCCTGCAGGACAGGCAAATCCAGCTCCTCCTGTTGGTCCTGCTTTAGGTCAACATGGCGTCAACATCATGGAGTTTTGCAAACAGTTCAATGCAAAAACCCAAAAGATGGAGCCAGGACTTGTGACCCCTGTGGTGATTACGATTTATCAGGATCGTTCTTTTAGTTTTATTTTAAAGACTCCACCGGCTTCTGTTCTTTTGAAGAAGGCGGCAAAAGTTGAAAAAGGATCTGGCGAACCGAATAAAGCAAAGGTTGGGTCTGTCACAGTCAAGCAGGTGGAAGAGATTGCGAAGATGAAAATGCCGGATCTCAATGTCAATACGCTAGAGGCGGCGATAAAAACAGTTGCTGGCACTGCAAGAAGCATGGGGATTGAAGTCAAATGA
- a CDS encoding 50S ribosomal protein L1 — protein MSGKKYKQAFSKVDRARRFSVDEALGLLSTLPVAKFDETVDVSVRLGVDPKQTDQMVRGSVPLPHGSGRQVRIVVIAKGDKQEQAQKAGATVVGGEELIEKIEKGWMDFDKVVTTPDMMKSVSRVAKILGPRGLMPNPKMGTVTFDVGTVVQELKAGRAEYRIEKAGIVHCSIGKLSFGKEKLKENLIALMDSIVRAKPKTSKGTYLRSVTVSSTMGPGVKLDPASLQTT, from the coding sequence ATGAGCGGGAAAAAATACAAACAGGCGTTTTCAAAAGTTGATCGAGCCCGACGTTTCAGTGTCGATGAGGCGTTAGGGCTTTTGTCGACTCTCCCCGTGGCGAAGTTTGATGAGACTGTTGATGTCTCTGTGAGATTGGGAGTTGATCCGAAACAGACAGATCAGATGGTTCGTGGGTCTGTGCCGCTGCCTCATGGATCGGGCAGGCAGGTGCGTATTGTTGTGATTGCCAAGGGTGATAAGCAGGAACAAGCCCAGAAGGCAGGGGCGACAGTTGTGGGGGGTGAGGAGTTGATTGAGAAGATCGAAAAAGGATGGATGGATTTTGATAAAGTTGTCACGACGCCTGACATGATGAAATCGGTCAGTCGTGTGGCCAAGATTTTAGGGCCGCGAGGGTTGATGCCCAATCCTAAAATGGGGACGGTTACTTTTGACGTTGGGACTGTTGTGCAAGAGCTGAAGGCCGGTCGCGCGGAATACAGAATTGAAAAGGCGGGGATTGTTCATTGTTCTATTGGCAAACTTTCTTTTGGGAAAGAGAAGTTAAAGGAGAATTTGATAGCGTTAATGGATTCAATCGTTCGTGCCAAGCCAAAGACTTCCAAAGGGACATACCTGAGGAGTGTTACGGTTTCCTCGACGATGGGACCGGGAGTCAAGCTCGATCCCGCATCGCTGCAAACAACTTAG
- the rplJ gene encoding 50S ribosomal protein L10: MKRAEKEQAVGLLSERLKKSQAIILAEYRGLKVAELTEIRREVKKTAGDLHVVKNRLAKRVMEGSQRSGLNSHLKGPTAIVYTDKDPVELTKVLAKYAEAFDPFKLKVGLLGDRVITSTEIQALSKLASREELYARLLGALNAPATNLVRVLNAVPQKMAVVLSEIGKKKT; the protein is encoded by the coding sequence ATGAAACGGGCAGAAAAAGAACAGGCAGTTGGACTATTATCTGAGAGGCTAAAGAAATCCCAGGCGATCATTCTTGCCGAGTATCGCGGATTGAAGGTTGCCGAACTGACCGAGATCCGGCGGGAGGTCAAGAAAACAGCCGGTGATCTGCATGTTGTCAAAAATCGTTTGGCAAAGAGGGTGATGGAGGGGAGTCAGCGGAGTGGCTTGAACAGCCATCTCAAGGGGCCTACCGCCATCGTTTATACAGATAAAGATCCTGTGGAGCTGACAAAGGTTCTCGCCAAGTATGCGGAGGCTTTTGATCCTTTCAAGCTCAAGGTTGGTCTTCTGGGAGATCGAGTCATTACGAGCACGGAAATTCAGGCACTTTCGAAGTTGGCTTCGCGGGAAGAGCTTTATGCGAGGTTGTTGGGGGCGCTCAATGCCCCAGCAACTAACCTCGTTCGCGTTCTCAATGCCGTTCCGCAGAAGATGGCGGTGGTGTTGAGTGAGATTGGAAAGAAGAAAACATAA
- the rplL gene encoding 50S ribosomal protein L7/L12: MANVSRTDIVETLKQMPLLEVSELVKELEQTFGVSAAAAVAMAPAAGAAAAAPVEEKTEFTIVLAASGDNKIGVIKEVRALTGLGLKEAKDLVEGAPKTVKEGVSKEEADKMKTTLEKAGAKVEVK, encoded by the coding sequence ATGGCAAACGTAAGTCGAACAGACATCGTCGAGACACTCAAGCAAATGCCGCTTCTGGAAGTGTCAGAGCTTGTAAAGGAACTCGAGCAAACCTTTGGAGTCTCTGCGGCGGCAGCTGTCGCTATGGCTCCTGCAGCTGGAGCAGCAGCCGCAGCTCCTGTAGAGGAGAAGACAGAGTTTACTATCGTCTTGGCAGCCTCAGGCGACAACAAAATTGGCGTCATCAAAGAGGTTCGGGCTTTGACAGGGCTTGGTCTTAAAGAGGCGAAGGACCTTGTTGAAGGGGCCCCAAAGACTGTGAAGGAAGGGGTCTCCAAGGAAGAAGCCGACAAGATGAAGACGACTTTGGAGAAGGCTGGAGCCAAGGTAGAAGTTAAATAA
- the rpoB gene encoding DNA-directed RNA polymerase subunit beta — MPITIHDRIRRRSFAKIGEPVPIPNLIEVQKRSYADFLQAETPSDKRQMTGLQGVFKAAFPLWDFNRTASLEFVAYHLDKPKYEVDECRQRGMTFAAPMRVVVRLVVWDTDPETKAQSIRDVKEQEVYFGEIPLMNETGTFIINGTERVIVSQLHRSPGIFFEHDKGKTHASGKLLYSARIIPYRGSWLDFEFDPKDVLFVRIDRRRKFPATVLLRALGYSAEELLNYFYKSETVRLEGRKLFKSVDPELLRYQKASKDIRHPKTDEILIKAGRKFNKAIVDKIVAARLKEIPIEDADIIGQVIARDLIDKGTGEVTAASGDVLTEEKLENIRKQKIEEIELLYIDHVNVGPYIRNTLLLDKITSSAEAILEIYRRLRPGDPPTPESARIFFDGLFFNPDKYDLSKVGRLKINHKFNFSTPVEVRTLRKEDILETVRYLCNLKDGKGQVDDIDHLGNRRVRSVGELLENQYRVGLLRMERAIKERMSLQDVETLMPHDLINPKPVSAVIKEFFGSSQLSQFMDQTNPLSEVTHKRRLSALGPGGLTRERAGFEVRDVHATHYGRICPIETPEGPNIGLIASLSTYSRINEYGFIETPYRKVEEGRVTNKILHLSALEEEKYTIAQANAPTDRQGHFLTDLISCRRAGEFVMVPPKEIQFMDVSPNQLVSVAAALVPFLEHDDANRALMGANMQRQAVPLIRTSAPLIGTGIEKIVARDSCVTTISRRDGTVASVDSMKIVVKADRVKKGEESDSDTYHLVKYRRSNQNTCVNQRPIVCVGDRVKKGDVLADGPATDRGELALGQNVLVAFMPWGGYNFEDSILVSERLVKEDVYTSIHIEEFESAARDTKLGKEEVTRDIPNVGDEALANLDEGGIVRIGAEVKPGDILVGKITPKGETQLSPEEKLLRAIFGEKAGDVKDTSLRVPPGVFGIVINTQVFSREGSELDERAKNLQDKDTQKLIKDRDEEIRLVREEMKKKVKNLLHGKTATSKIIDEEEEKVLLAKGKPITMDVLDKLPLSRWSEISVGNEDLEEELAEMVEGMEEQVELVKMVYDQKVSKLHKGDELPPGVIKIVKVYVAIKRKLAVGDKMAGRHGNKGVISRILPMEDMPYLADGSPVDIVLNPLGVPSRMNAGQILECHLGWACKGIGEKIGKLIEENDREAAKTYLKKFYGKSSDNPISEMNDREIKRLAASLVEGATVTSAVFDGAKESEIKETLELAELPTRGQTILFDGKTGEAFDQPVTVGIMYIMKLHHLVDDKIHARSIGPYSLVTQQPLGGKAQFGGQRLGEMEVWAMEAYGAAYSLQEFLTVKSDDVLGRTRMYEMIVKGERSFEPGLPESFNVLVKELQALGLDVELLEEPIS, encoded by the coding sequence ATGCCCATTACGATCCATGATCGCATTCGGAGGAGGAGCTTTGCAAAGATTGGGGAGCCTGTTCCAATCCCGAATTTGATTGAGGTCCAGAAAAGGTCCTATGCCGACTTCCTCCAGGCAGAGACTCCATCTGATAAGCGTCAGATGACAGGTCTGCAAGGGGTGTTTAAGGCAGCTTTTCCTCTTTGGGATTTTAATCGCACAGCCTCTTTGGAGTTTGTCGCCTATCATCTCGACAAACCCAAATACGAGGTCGATGAGTGTCGCCAAAGAGGAATGACCTTCGCAGCCCCGATGCGTGTTGTCGTGCGTCTCGTCGTTTGGGACACCGATCCTGAGACAAAGGCCCAGTCGATTCGCGATGTGAAGGAGCAGGAGGTCTATTTTGGTGAAATCCCTCTGATGAATGAGACAGGGACCTTTATTATTAATGGGACGGAAAGGGTTATCGTTTCTCAGTTGCATCGATCTCCAGGTATCTTTTTTGAACATGACAAGGGGAAGACACATGCCTCGGGCAAGCTTCTTTATTCTGCACGGATCATTCCGTATCGAGGGTCCTGGCTTGATTTTGAGTTTGACCCCAAAGATGTCTTGTTTGTTCGCATTGATCGGAGGCGCAAATTTCCGGCGACTGTTCTTCTTCGAGCCTTAGGTTACAGTGCCGAAGAGCTTTTGAATTATTTTTACAAATCTGAAACGGTTCGTCTGGAAGGAAGAAAATTATTTAAGTCAGTTGACCCAGAACTTCTGCGATATCAAAAGGCCTCAAAAGATATCCGCCATCCAAAAACCGATGAGATCCTGATCAAGGCAGGGAGAAAGTTTAACAAGGCGATTGTCGATAAAATTGTCGCCGCTCGTCTCAAGGAAATTCCTATCGAAGATGCTGACATCATCGGTCAGGTGATCGCTCGCGATCTGATTGACAAAGGAACAGGAGAAGTGACCGCCGCTTCGGGCGATGTCCTGACAGAGGAGAAGCTTGAAAACATCCGGAAACAAAAAATCGAAGAGATCGAACTTCTCTATATCGATCATGTGAACGTTGGGCCTTATATTCGGAATACCCTTCTTCTCGACAAGATCACGTCTTCAGCGGAGGCGATTCTCGAAATTTATCGGCGCTTGCGCCCGGGGGATCCACCCACGCCAGAATCGGCTCGTATTTTCTTCGATGGCCTCTTTTTCAATCCAGACAAATACGATCTTTCGAAAGTTGGCCGACTCAAGATTAATCACAAGTTTAATTTTAGCACGCCTGTTGAGGTTCGTACCCTCCGCAAGGAAGATATTTTGGAGACGGTACGTTATCTTTGTAATTTAAAGGATGGCAAAGGACAGGTGGATGATATTGATCACCTTGGCAATCGGCGTGTTCGCTCGGTTGGCGAGCTTTTGGAGAATCAATATCGAGTCGGTCTTTTGAGAATGGAAAGGGCGATCAAGGAGCGGATGAGTCTTCAGGATGTTGAGACTCTGATGCCCCATGATCTGATCAATCCAAAACCGGTGAGCGCTGTCATTAAGGAATTTTTTGGTTCCAGTCAGCTTTCCCAGTTCATGGACCAAACGAATCCTCTTTCAGAGGTGACGCATAAGCGGCGTCTCTCGGCGTTGGGTCCTGGTGGGCTGACTCGGGAACGGGCAGGATTTGAGGTTCGTGACGTTCATGCCACTCACTACGGACGCATTTGTCCGATCGAAACTCCTGAAGGTCCGAATATCGGATTGATTGCATCCTTATCGACTTACAGCCGGATTAATGAATATGGATTTATCGAAACTCCCTATCGGAAGGTAGAAGAAGGGCGGGTAACCAACAAGATCCTTCATCTGTCTGCCCTCGAAGAGGAAAAATATACCATTGCTCAGGCGAATGCCCCAACCGATCGACAGGGTCATTTTTTGACGGATCTGATCTCTTGCCGGCGTGCAGGGGAATTTGTGATGGTTCCTCCCAAGGAAATACAGTTCATGGACGTTTCTCCGAATCAGCTGGTCAGCGTTGCGGCTGCTTTGGTTCCTTTTCTGGAGCATGACGATGCCAATCGAGCCCTCATGGGAGCGAACATGCAGCGTCAGGCAGTTCCTCTTATTCGGACGTCGGCCCCTCTTATCGGGACTGGTATTGAAAAGATTGTTGCTCGTGATTCTTGCGTCACAACGATTTCTCGCCGGGATGGGACAGTTGCTTCTGTCGATTCCATGAAGATCGTTGTGAAGGCGGACCGGGTGAAAAAGGGAGAGGAGTCAGATAGCGATACCTATCATCTGGTAAAATATCGCCGCTCCAACCAAAATACCTGTGTCAATCAAAGACCAATCGTTTGTGTCGGTGATCGTGTCAAAAAAGGAGATGTGCTGGCTGATGGTCCCGCGACAGATCGTGGTGAGTTAGCTTTAGGACAGAATGTCCTCGTCGCCTTCATGCCTTGGGGTGGATATAATTTTGAAGACTCCATCCTTGTTTCCGAGCGACTTGTTAAGGAGGACGTTTATACCTCGATTCATATTGAAGAATTTGAATCTGCTGCCCGGGATACAAAGCTTGGCAAGGAAGAAGTGACCCGAGACATTCCGAATGTTGGGGATGAGGCCCTTGCCAATCTGGACGAGGGAGGGATTGTTCGTATCGGCGCCGAAGTCAAGCCGGGCGATATCCTGGTCGGAAAGATTACGCCAAAAGGTGAGACCCAGTTATCTCCTGAAGAAAAGCTCCTTCGGGCCATTTTTGGAGAAAAAGCGGGTGATGTGAAGGACACATCTCTTCGAGTTCCCCCCGGCGTCTTCGGGATTGTGATCAATACACAGGTCTTTTCACGCGAGGGATCAGAGCTGGATGAGAGGGCCAAGAATCTTCAGGATAAGGATACACAAAAGCTGATCAAGGATCGGGATGAGGAGATTCGGCTGGTTCGGGAAGAGATGAAGAAAAAGGTCAAGAATCTTCTGCATGGGAAAACAGCCACCTCCAAGATTATTGACGAAGAGGAAGAGAAGGTTCTTTTGGCAAAAGGGAAGCCGATTACGATGGATGTTTTGGATAAGCTCCCTCTCTCACGATGGTCCGAGATCAGTGTTGGTAATGAAGATCTGGAGGAAGAACTTGCCGAAATGGTCGAGGGGATGGAGGAGCAGGTCGAACTTGTGAAGATGGTCTACGATCAGAAGGTTTCAAAACTTCACAAGGGAGATGAGCTTCCTCCCGGAGTGATCAAGATCGTCAAGGTCTATGTCGCCATCAAGAGAAAGCTTGCGGTCGGTGACAAGATGGCGGGGCGTCATGGGAATAAAGGGGTTATCTCACGGATTCTGCCGATGGAAGACATGCCTTATCTTGCCGATGGTAGTCCCGTTGATATTGTTCTGAATCCACTCGGTGTTCCTTCCCGAATGAATGCCGGTCAGATTTTGGAGTGTCATTTGGGTTGGGCCTGCAAAGGGATCGGTGAAAAAATCGGCAAACTTATTGAAGAAAATGATCGGGAGGCAGCCAAGACTTATCTGAAGAAATTTTATGGCAAGTCTTCCGACAACCCGATCTCTGAGATGAACGATCGGGAGATCAAGAGGTTGGCAGCGAGTCTTGTCGAGGGGGCTACCGTGACATCCGCTGTTTTTGATGGGGCGAAGGAATCGGAGATCAAGGAGACCTTGGAGCTTGCAGAACTTCCGACCCGTGGTCAGACGATTCTTTTTGACGGGAAGACCGGTGAGGCTTTTGATCAGCCGGTAACGGTTGGCATTATGTATATCATGAAGCTTCATCATCTGGTGGATGACAAGATTCACGCGAGATCGATCGGGCCTTACTCCCTCGTGACTCAACAACCACTGGGTGGAAAGGCGCAGTTTGGAGGTCAGAGACTTGGTGAAATGGAAGTTTGGGCGATGGAGGCGTATGGAGCCGCCTATTCACTACAGGAATTTTTGACGGTTAAATCCGATGATGTTCTTGGACGAACGCGCATGTACGAAATGATTGTCAAAGGTGAAAGGTCGTTCGAGCCGGGCTTGCCGGAATCGTTTAATGTCTTGGTGAAGGAGTTGCAGGCGTTGGGGTTAGATGTGGAATTGTTAGAGGAACCGATCTCTTAA